From the genome of Glycine soja cultivar W05 chromosome 14, ASM419377v2, whole genome shotgun sequence:
CATCAAATTGAAGATGAGTAAACATGCAGCTTGTGATGTACCTTAGGTTTATTTTTTGGCATCTTTCAGGGTTTTGTCATATCAGATTGGCTAGGCATTGACAGGATTACTTCTCCTTCTCATTCTAACTATTCATATTCTATTCAAGTTGGTGTTGGTGCTGGAATTGATAtggtaacaaaagaaaaaaatattttgagtttagtgtctaaaatttaatgtaatgaCTTTTCATTTATTATGAGTTTATGACTTTGCATTATTTTACAGATCATGGTTCCCTTTAATTTCACCGAATTCATTGATGTCCTGACTTATCAAGTAAAGAACAATATTATCCCAGTAAGTAGGATTGATGATGCTGTGAGAAGAATCTTAAGAGTAAAATTTGTCATGGGCCTATTTGAGAATCCTCATGCTGATATAAGCCTGGTGAACCAACTTGGTAGTGAGGTATATTTTCTCAAGGATGTAATTTCGACCATATCTTTCAAAtgaaaagaattattttattgatcaaTTATTATGTCTTAAACAGGAGCATAGACAGTTAGCAAGGGAAGCTGTAAGGAAATCACTTGTGTTGCTAAAGAATGGTAAGTCTGCTGAGAAGCCTCTGCTTCCCCTTCCCAAGAAAGCTGCAAAAATACTGGTGGCAGGAAGTCATGCTGACAATTTGGGTTATCAATGTGGAGGATGGACAATTACCTGGCAGGGGGGTGGGGGCAATAATCTCACAGTCGGTAAGCCAACATGCTTAATTTTGGtgtgtttaaaattaatctGAAAACTACCTTTGTAGAAATCTCTCAGGTGGCTTAGGAGTGTGTATATAATGTTACTTAAACTCTAGACTACAGGAGGGACTACTTAGTATTACATGTTAAAAAGCATCAACTCTGAACCATAAAGGTGTGTTTGGTTTTCCGTTCAAAAGCATGAAACAAACATTGAATCCGATGACACCACGTCCATGGATTCACTTGAACATGCTTTGGAATGTGCACCAATTGAAAACTAATCACACTAAAACCTACATGGGTTAACATGAAAACCTCTCATACACAGCAACTTGAGATATTtgatcataagttttttttgtagGATAGTTACaaaatatttgacaaaaaaataccaTTTTCCTTGCAGGTACAACAATCCTTGATGCTGTAAAACAAGCAATTGATCCTGCTACTAAAGTTGTCTACAATGAAAATCCTGACTCCAACTTTGTCAAGTCCAACAACTTCTCTTATGCCATAGTCATTGTAGGTGAACACCCTTATGCAGAAACATTTGGTGATAGTTTGAATCTGACTATACCAGAGCCAGGTCCAAGCACCATCACCAATGTATGTGGGTCTATACAATGTGTGGTAGTTCTCATCACCGGCCGACCAGTTGTGATTCAGCCATATCTATCAAAAATAGATGCACTTGTGGCTGCATGGCTTCCAGGGACTGAAGGCCAAGGTGTAACTGATCTTCTCTTTGGTGACTACGGATTCACTGGCAAGTTGGCAAGAACATGGTTCAAGACAGTTGACCAGCTCCCAATGAATGTTGGCGATAAATATTATGATCCTCTATTTCCATTTGGATTTGGGTTATCTACAAACACCACCCGGTACTAAAACCATTAATGAGATTACTCAAAGGTCTCACGGTTCCTTTTCTACAATGAGACTCACAATTGATTTACACGTGTACCTTTGTAATGAAAGCGTTAGAGAAACTCTATTTAGCACTAGAAAATAAGCatgctatttaaaatataatttactctgGAGCCTTGgcaattttatcttataaactTGGCTTTCTAATTGGTTTGGTAACCTCAGAGACAACTGTTCTTCccaattttaacatatattaaaaaaatatttgtttttttttatagaggcTGATGGCAGCCAATGATCCATAAATTGATCGTAGTTGGGATCAAGGTTTATTATGATACCATGTTTCTGACACCAAAGCAATAGAAAGGGGTAGCGGAGGAGTAAGATCATGTAGTTACAAAGTTCACGAGTTTGTGAATAACAAGCATACAAAATTGATAGCAATATATAGTATACTACACCCAAATCCTCAAAGATAGTTCACGATTTTAACATAAACTACCACTAAATGTTTGCTAAAGTGCCATGCTCTAAAAGGCCACCTTTCTAGGAGGAACCACCACATTCTTGTTTCCGGGAAATGCATTTCGTGATATATCTACCGAAGACTTGAAGCTATAGGGTTCATGCATAGATATCTCTGACAGAACCTTTCTGTTAAGTTGGATATTCTCCTTCATCAGCCCATGCATAAAGTTCCCATAGTTGACCTggcaaataaaaggaaaagtttATTGACAAGTTAGAAATGTATACGTAAGAGTTACCACAAGGTTCACAACCATAATAATTGCATCGCCAAGATTTTAGAGTATGATTGGTTTTCTGTTAGCACAAATTCATAAACTAACGCAAAAGAAATAACtggttattttctaataagCATACTTTAGGCTCTTACTCAGCAGAAAACCAAACAAACTTGGTCAACAATCAAAGTTTGATGAAACAACAATAGCAATATTGAGGAATGTAAATGAGCAAGTTACACCTTCAAGAAAAAAAGTGGCTATTTActcttatttaaaattaaatttcaataagaGTGACAGAAAAATTGTCTATTATATATGTGACATGGCAAAAAAATTGTCTATTATAACTGACACGCAAGAAAATTTTATCAGACATGAAAAATACTTATCtaatgtaacatttttttatagtatttatatGTTCGCTAATAATATTTAGTATTTCTCACGTcagttaaaattaatattattagtgaAAAAATTGACGAATAACTAATTTATTCTAACAAAGAtaatttaagaaactaaaattgaaattaagacGAAAGACTTAAAAGCATATCTCAATGTGTTGTTGATATGTACTTAGGTTCGCTATCTTCTCTCATGACGAAATATATTTCTAGTTTCTATGTCGAAATATAAAAGAAGgttaaactaaaacaaaacaatggGTTATCTAATTATCattatatctttaattttcttttggatATAAAGTCCTTTTATCTAGAATTCAAAATGGTTCATTAAATCACGATTCACTTATATAACTACTGCAACTTACAACTATTGGATAATAAATCAACGATTATTTCTTTTGGAAATTAAGAATTTCGAACTAGTTATCTTGATTATGATAAGGTTTTAAGAGAAATATTTATTAGCCTTGTGAGGCATGTTCCAGAAAAACATCAATTAAATTctgtaaattatatattatttaactaataatttatttgaccCTGAAAAAATTTCACGCATATCCATCAATGTCTTTACATAAGcaataattaatagtaaaaagttaactgattaaattaaattaattatttattaatcaaatatagGTTAACTAAGAATgcaaataaataacatttttaaactatatatataaaataagatatctttttattttctaaaatcttCTATATCCAAATATCATATTAaacctaaattaattttagtcaaGTTGTATTGATTCATTTAAAGAGACAAAGTCCTCATGATACTTTTTTGTTGTATAAAATGGaaaataacaaatctaaaacactaCACAAAGTGATTAAATTTGTACAACGAGGGGGACTAGATCATTTTACAACTGTGAAAACATATCTGACCAAGCTTTTTGGTTACTCCAAGACTTATATTGGCATCACACCATATTACAATCAGATAAATAGTAGGTTGCAGAATTTGAATGAACTTGATTCTGCAATCTCTACGTTACAATCTTCGAAGAGTCCCAGAGTTGACTAATTTCAGTTCAGACCATGTGATTCAGAAGCACCTAACAACACATAAAAAATACCACTTCAAAATACATAACCAACTGACCTAGTATATCATTAGAAAATGTGTATGATCATTGGGTCATTTAAACAATTGCCCAAACAAGTTACACAGTTATGATGCTCAGAAAAATCTTGTAACTTCTCAACGAAAAGCAtgcaataattataatttaacttttatctACAGAATCGCAAAACCCAAGTtaataagagaaagaaaaactcCAAATACGAGTAGGAATCGTCCCAACCATAaagtataatataaattataacattAACCTTATTCAGCAGCATTGTGCGTCTGGTCATGCTCAATAAATTCCAGAGCATCTTCCTTAGATACAACATTAACACGGCTGACCCTGTTTTTATGTGTTACTCCATATATCTTATCAGCAACTTTCACTAGCTCTGGGCGGAAAGTCGTAGTGATAAATTGAGTGTTTGCTATGTCTGCTAAGCGACAAATCATATCTATGGAGGATCAAGAATTCCAAAAGGGACAATGGTATAATAGGAAATCTAGATATCATTCAAAAAGAATATCACAAGCacgaattaatttttaaatttaacttgATAGGAAATCTAGACTAAATATTATATTGACTTGATATGAAATGTAACTGATGATATTGTTCATAAAACCTAAAGCACAAACCGTTATCTAtactaatcaaattaataatcctaaataaataggaaaaatatcATGAGATAAGGAAGTCGAAACCACTGTTTAGAGAGAATAAGAAGATAGGAAAACTAACCATTATGGATAATCTAAGATATGATAACATTAgatgttttcaaaataatctaGGAGGTGTAAAAGAGATTGTACGGAGTATAATGGAATGGAATAATATTAGGTTTTATTGGATAGGATAGGATACAATGAAATGGAATCTAATGGACTGCATTCCATTCTGTCCCTAATACCCCCTTCTTTTCCTCCCCTCCAATTTGAGTGGTATGGGACGGGACCACTTTTTCCCAATTCATcataaaaatatccaaacaatgaaacaataatttaattccACTCCATTTCATTGCACCCCATCCCATTCCATTCCACACAGTTTTGAGTTGAATCATTAAATGATAGGTACATAATAGCAGGTATGTTTTCGATGATTGAAGACTCACCATATATAGCATAAACCTAAACCTCAACTACCTCCAATATgcacaataaaatttcatttaatggAAGATGAGGAGTGCAGTAAATAGAGATGGAAGAATTGCACAGGACCAGATATTTGACATAATATGGTAGCAAGCATAAAAAGGATACTTCCAACAGCAGTTCGGTACTGTGGATCCAGCGCTGCATCAATCTCATCAAATAGATAAAAGGGAGCCGGATCACATCGCTGTATGGCAAAGATAAGTGTAAGGGCGACAACAGTTTTTTGACCCCCGGACAACTGCTTCATGGACTGTGTCTCCCCTTGTCCAGTAAATGAGACCTGCAAGCCGTAAACATGTCCAGAAATGTCAGAACTTAGATGCTACGTTATGTGCTTGTaatatagtagaaataaaaaTCACCAATTTTTTGAAGCAATGCTAGGGCAACTGCAGTAAAGGACCAGTGAACGATACAGCTATTTTAATGCAGCTTGTGTTGTTACATGATATAAAGTTTTGCTTTTGATTGGTTGCATTAcctaagtataaataaaaaccagaaatgaaagaaaggaaaaatatctCCAGATATGAAGAAAAATATCTCCCACCCCACACTATTTTCTAACTCTTTTAATGTACAAAACAAACCCTCAAGCATTccaatacaaaattacaaacaacAATAGCCTCATCCCAACAGGTGTGGTTAACAAACCCTCAAGCATTCTGGCAGAAActttacattaaaattaaaaataaaaataaaggcatAAAACAAAATACACTTGCCTTCACTTTCACTCCAATGTACTTTTCTACTCTCCCCTCTGGATTTGCTTCACGAGGACCatcctcatcttcatcatcatcatgatcacCATCCTGAGGGAAAGGAAATACAATACAGAAATACCACTTTCATATCAATTACAATGACTAAAAAAACTTTCTACTGGAGATTCATCACACCTTTTTAGCAAAATACAAAGAAATAAAGCAATAATCAAGCACCACATTGAAACAAGAAAATGGAATCAATAGGAcatgaaaacattaaaaaaataatgtccacttaaaactattttaaaatgtgAAACCAAGATAACAagttataaacattattttttctcattcaAAAAAGGAACTGAATAGAAACGTGATAAGAACCTTGGGAGAACCACACCACAAAAGCCAGCTATTGTAGTTGGAGAGCCCAAGGCCTTATAAACCCCACAGCAGAATCACATACTTCTAATGTGGGACTCCAAGTCTCATACATTGCAATTGAATCCTAACAATAAGTCAAGAATGATCACAAACCTTCTTTTTCATCATAACCAGATGACCATGCCCCCCCTGCACAAGTTCGGAAAATACTTCCCGAAAATGCCTAGCAACACCTTTGAAAGTGCGTTCTATTGACTCATCCTTACGTTGATCTAGCACTGATATCAGCTCCTTAATTTTCTGTAATTATTCAATACAAAGTCAAAAAAGATGGCAATGCCTAGGATAAATTAGTTGCATTGGAATCAGTCTGACTTGCAAAATCAAGCTTGAACCCAAATCAGACATAAGCATTCCTAGGTTATTCCACATATAGGGGATTGGTTAACAAGACCTACTAATGAGGCACATAAAAAAGCAACTTTCAGAGCCATGACAGATCAGTTGCACCAAAACATTTAGATAGTAAAGTGCAGAACTAACAATATATGCTAAGCAGTGTAGTCCTCAAAGACTTTTGATTCTTTGAGGAATAAAGGGCATTCCAAATGAAAATCCCTGCAAAGTACCTCATCTCCTGCATCAAGTTCAGCCTGTCTTTTCTGAAGTTCTTCTCGTTGTTCTGTAAAATTTATATACTGGTCAAGTGCTTTCTTGTTTACATGACTGAATTGCTGCAATTGCTCGTTGCACCTGTGCAGCATTTTgtgcaaatctttaatattCCTTCGTCTATACCTGCCATTTGCAACGAGTAAAGGAAAGGAATTAAATAAAGTTAGCTAAAAACAAAGTACAGAGAAAATGATAAATTGCAATGCTTCAAGCTATAAACTGTAATAGCACCATATCTGGCGGATCATCAAACATATCATGGCACAGTAATCATGTTTACCCCAAAAAAAGACTAAATACctgatattaattaaaaaatagctgAAATAACAAAACAATTCAAAATTGTTGAAGATAGGATTATTTTCCTGTTCATTTGCTTGGACACATGCTTTGTGCCTTTGTCTGAATGGATGCAGGAGTTAGCCATGCCATATTTAATGACAAAGGAGTGGGAACAAATGTGTTCAACGAAAATGTATCATTGTAGAAGTTTGGAATATCTGACAAGCACAAAGGCTTAGTTAAGGTGACAATATCAAATAGATTGTGGAAGAAAATTGTCACTTTTCCTTTGCTAATAGAAACAGTCCTTCAATGCTTTTCAAAGCatctttcagttttcttttcacATCCCTCTAAAATAATTCATCTAATgcacacaaaaaagaaaaagaaaaatatggtgAAAGAAAAGACTTACGCCTCAAAAGCATCTGATGTCAATGGCCCCAGTTCCCTTATTTTCTTGGCATATTCCTCTTCTTTAGCagcatatgtattttttttactctgcAATTGCTCTAATTCTTTTGCATCTTCCTGAAGTTTCCTTTCATACTCGTCCTCCAAAGACTACAGCCAAAAGCTTTCATCATTGTTGGGAGCAATAATACATATACCAGTGATCAATTTATAAGGTCATTATTACCTTCAATTTATTCAATTCATCTTTGATCTTTTTAATTTGCCGTGTTCGGTCATTTATACTTTCAGTAACACCTGGGGAAGAATATTTGGTTAAACAAGGAAATATATTCAAGACATAGATAAAAGACTAGATTGATTGAAAGTTTGAAGGTCTCACTTCTAAGCTGCCCTGTTGCATCATCAACCAATATTTTAGCATCACTAAGTTCCTGCTGTTTTGATTCAGCATCAGCAACCAAAGAATCAGCATCCACAGATGATATTACAGCCTCCAACTCTTGTTTCCTTCTCCTAAGGTTAGTGGTCAGATTGGTATCAAGCTCTGCTCTCCGTGCTTCAGTCTGCAAAATTTTAAGCCAGAATAAGAACACTAACTTCATGAA
Proteins encoded in this window:
- the LOC114383032 gene encoding uncharacterized protein LOC114383032 isoform X1, giving the protein MGAISTPLVLVLLFCCLVSVSQAEYLKYKDPKRPLNVRIKDLLKRMTLEEKIGQMVQIERSVATPQVMKKYFIGSVLSGGGSVPETNASAETWIQMVNGIQNGSLSTRLGIPMIYGIDAVHGHNNVYKATIFPHNVGLGVTRDPVLIKKIGDATALEVRATGIQYVFAPCIAVCRDPRWGRCYESYSEDPKIVQAMTEIIPGLQGDISDNSRKGVPFVAGKNKVAACAKHYVGDGGTTKGINENNTVVSYNGLLRIHMPAYHDSIVKGVSTVMVSYSSWNGQKMHANHFLVTDYLKNKLKFMGFVISDWLGIDRITSPSHSNYSYSIQVGVGAGIDMIMVPFNFTEFIDVLTYQVKNNIIPVSRIDDAVRRILRVKFVMGLFENPHADISLVNQLGSEEHRQLAREAVRKSLVLLKNGKSAEKPLLPLPKKAAKILVAGSHADNLGYQCGGWTITWQGGGGNNLTVGTTILDAVKQAIDPATKVVYNENPDSNFVKSNNFSYAIVIVGEHPYAETFGDSLNLTIPEPGPSTITNVCGSIQCVVVLITGRPVVIQPYLSKIDALVAAWLPGTEGQGVTDLLFGDYGFTGKLARTWFKTVDQLPMNVGDKYYDPLFPFGFGLSTNTTRY